Proteins from a single region of Candidatus Parcubacteria bacterium:
- the rpsT gene encoding 30S ribosomal protein S20 (Derived by automated computational analysis using gene prediction method: Protein Homology. GO_component: GO:0000312 - plastid small ribosomal subunit [Evidence IEA]; GO_component: GO:0022627 - cytosolic small ribosomal subunit [Evidence IEA]; GO_function: GO:0003735 - structural constituent of ribosome [Evidence IEA]; GO_process: GO:0006412 - translation [Evidence IEA]) — protein sequence MPNKKSAEKELRKNVKRQADNKKVKKVMKQAIKTSNKAIAAGEKLSAENLSLASKLIDKAAKKGVIKKNTAARHKSRLAKRANKVTK from the coding sequence ATGCCTAATAAAAAATCGGCTGAAAAAGAATTGCGCAAAAACGTCAAGCGTCAAGCGGACAACAAAAAAGTAAAGAAGGTAATGAAACAAGCAATTAAAACCAGCAACAAAGCGATTGCCGCTGGCGAAAAGCTTAGCGCTGAAAACCTTTCTTTGGCTAGCAAATTGATTGATAAAGCTGCCAAAAAGGGTGTTATCAAAAAGAACACCGCCGCGCGCCACAAGTCACGCTTGGCGAAGCGCGCCAATAAAGTTACTAAATAA
- a CDS encoding hypothetical protein (Derived by automated computational analysis using gene prediction method: GeneMarkS-2+.) encodes MALRDKLEGLTQKIKVEEQKKENQKKNEELKPLRAVIKKLEKEKLDLEIIKNSLDFKKKSTNDGLGMKEYADLTAKETKAAKKELEELSQENEAALESIGVETIDDLVSRPEFSEDEEVVTYKKAKEQEEGLNFSDAKLKSRLESLGIKMEDESFSYEAASDEIGQRLETLEAELIENKLKTPEGCKEVIDNLSQEFSREIKDLVWGGSSFFGQNLENKKTPYCALKIEERFCNNNFTVEFLDDGKAKVNGIQSLHFLPDNFANKVNKYGLEVATAALKDSYKQKLEAVFMDSNGPSGMYQRFQTALEKVNPDKYQKAAEFFQSFIEKKKELFSLLQSKTKELKERSIEFNPVKACHYGLEYSEIFKFCQGNFGYVDEEYLLEEIRAKNAKLFPRYDADLLISASKKRQDEIEEAIEVIKNINTQKDVDEFDVAGRFYDPGTFSKNIHYFSKQVQDNKLDNLELKMPNELISYREREFLSSKRGNFDEALQYVNHNLVVSEEFKSRMAEKLEEVVELNVIEDFVLKNKLGAGRRLTSLDGLKDYIESVEREKGNALILVSELADLKNKLAAETEISISSGTVKSLEKTRNYERLHKELDEKEKEISDKESELRMKRNKKPGLFKKEKWQTEISSLEEGLEKAKQEKITLKSDYDKNVKEAYNYIDTKKLSWFSETEKMLEKYRATGKAGEVFKELEDKLLLVANNEAPDDIKHYYDKLSDLYKKIRGEK; translated from the coding sequence ATGGCTTTAAGGGACAAGCTGGAAGGACTAACTCAAAAAATTAAGGTTGAAGAGCAGAAAAAAGAAAATCAAAAGAAGAATGAGGAATTAAAACCCCTGCGGGCAGTTATCAAAAAGCTTGAAAAGGAAAAGCTTGATCTAGAGATAATTAAGAATTCTTTGGATTTTAAAAAAAAGAGTACAAATGATGGTCTAGGAATGAAGGAATATGCTGATTTAACCGCCAAAGAGACCAAAGCGGCTAAAAAAGAATTAGAGGAGCTAAGTCAGGAAAATGAGGCGGCCTTAGAGTCCATAGGAGTGGAAACCATTGATGATTTAGTGTCCAGACCGGAATTTTCCGAAGATGAAGAGGTGGTTACTTATAAAAAAGCCAAAGAACAGGAAGAGGGTCTTAATTTTTCCGACGCCAAACTGAAAAGCCGTCTGGAATCTTTAGGTATAAAAATGGAAGACGAGAGTTTTTCTTATGAGGCGGCTAGCGATGAGATTGGTCAACGCTTAGAAACTTTGGAGGCTGAGTTAATTGAGAATAAGTTGAAGACACCAGAAGGATGTAAAGAAGTTATTGATAATTTAAGCCAGGAGTTTTCTAGAGAAATTAAAGATTTAGTTTGGGGAGGGAGCAGTTTTTTTGGCCAAAATCTTGAGAATAAAAAGACCCCTTACTGTGCCTTGAAGATTGAAGAGCGTTTTTGTAACAATAATTTTACAGTTGAGTTTTTAGACGATGGCAAAGCCAAAGTTAATGGTATACAGTCCTTACATTTTCTTCCGGACAATTTTGCGAATAAGGTTAATAAGTATGGGCTAGAAGTGGCTACTGCCGCTCTAAAAGATAGTTATAAGCAAAAACTGGAAGCTGTTTTTATGGATTCTAATGGCCCCTCGGGGATGTATCAAAGATTTCAGACTGCGCTTGAAAAAGTTAATCCGGATAAGTATCAAAAGGCGGCGGAATTTTTTCAGTCTTTTATAGAGAAGAAAAAAGAATTATTTAGTCTTTTGCAGTCAAAAACTAAAGAGCTTAAGGAGCGCTCTATCGAGTTTAATCCCGTCAAGGCTTGTCATTACGGATTAGAATACAGTGAAATCTTTAAATTTTGCCAAGGAAACTTCGGTTATGTCGATGAGGAATACCTTTTGGAAGAAATTAGAGCTAAAAATGCTAAGCTTTTTCCTAGATATGATGCTGATTTGTTGATATCGGCTTCTAAGAAACGCCAAGATGAAATTGAGGAGGCGATTGAGGTAATCAAAAATATTAACACTCAAAAAGATGTTGATGAGTTTGACGTTGCTGGCCGTTTTTATGACCCAGGTACTTTTTCTAAAAATATCCACTATTTTAGTAAACAAGTTCAGGACAACAAACTTGATAATCTTGAGTTAAAAATGCCAAATGAGTTGATAAGTTATCGTGAGCGAGAATTCTTGTCTAGTAAAAGGGGAAATTTTGATGAAGCTCTTCAATATGTTAATCACAATCTTGTTGTTAGCGAGGAGTTTAAATCAAGGATGGCGGAAAAATTAGAAGAAGTGGTTGAGTTGAATGTTATTGAAGATTTTGTTTTAAAAAATAAGCTTGGAGCCGGTCGCCGCCTAACTTCTTTAGACGGACTAAAGGATTATATTGAATCCGTGGAACGAGAAAAGGGGAATGCCTTAATCTTAGTGTCTGAGCTAGCCGATTTAAAAAATAAATTAGCCGCCGAAACAGAGATTTCTATTAGTTCGGGAACCGTCAAAAGCTTAGAAAAAACCCGAAATTATGAAAGGCTTCATAAAGAATTAGATGAAAAAGAAAAAGAAATTAGTGATAAGGAATCTGAGTTACGAATGAAAAGAAATAAAAAACCAGGGCTTTTTAAAAAAGAAAAATGGCAAACTGAAATTTCATCTTTAGAAGAGGGTTTAGAGAAAGCAAAACAAGAAAAAATCACTCTCAAATCTGATTATGATAAAAATGTTAAAGAGGCTTATAATTATATAGACACTAAAAAATTATCTTGGTTTAGTGAAACCGAAAAGATGTTGGAAAAATACAGAGCTACCGGAAAAGCCGGTGAAGTTTTTAAAGAGTTAGAAGATAAATTGCTGCTAGTGGCTAATAATGAAGCCCCAGACGATATTAAGCACTATTATGATAAGCTCTCAGATTTATACAAAAAAATAAGAGGGGAGAAATAA
- a CDS encoding polyribonucleotide nucleotidyltransferase (Derived by automated computational analysis using gene prediction method: Protein Homology. GO_function: GO:0003723 - RNA binding [Evidence IEA]; GO_function: GO:0004654 - polyribonucleotide nucleotidyltransferase activity [Evidence IEA]; GO_process: GO:0006396 - RNA processing [Evidence IEA]; GO_process: GO:0006402 - mRNA catabolic process [Evidence IEA]) — protein MEQIFKTEWLGHELTIKTGRVALHADASVVVQYGETVVMANVVQAKAEREGVDFFPLMVDFEEKLYAAGIIKGSQWVKREGRPTDQSVLTGRMIDRAIRPLFNQEDRRDVQVIVSVLAVDNENDYDIVSLLAASAALSISGVDWAGPISGVRVGRIGGELVFNPTYKQQVLSDLDIIVSGTAGRLLMLEAAATDIADEVVSEAIVAGLDKMQGALDLISKMKAELKPELKAKKEILKTTEELEAEEAKKTLLDNSATWLKTIIPGILFDGSYYTKKERKAAVAEIKNQLDQHLFDQKVSRSERQWVIGKLVEKMVDVEVTRAILEDDRRVDGRKLTEIRTLLADVAILPRVHGSSLFSRGETQVMSIVTLGAPGLEQSLEGIEGTSKKRYMHHYNFPPYSVGEVSPLRGTGRREIGHGALAEKAIMPLLPEKEDFPYTIRVVSETLGSNGSSSMASTCASTLALMDAGVPLKKPVAGIAMGLASNPDMSQWKIITDIQDLEDGEGGMDFKITGTDNGLTAIQLDTKSIGLSPEMIKKTIIQGREALNQILTVLKGAIAAPRPDLSPYAPRITSFMIDPEKIGAIIGPGGKTINGIIDETGDTVSIDIEDNGLVMVCGNDAAMVALALSRLQDIVKEFKVGDQVKGKVVRLLDFGAFVALTPNQDGMVHVSELAPYRVEKPSDFLSIGDEVMVRVREIDDQGRINLTMKGLAENEALWKDEKGKSQGGGNFERKLNHFNKRPDGSRGGRPGSFRPRS, from the coding sequence ATGGAACAGATTTTTAAGACGGAGTGGTTGGGTCATGAACTCACCATCAAAACTGGACGCGTCGCCCTTCATGCTGACGCCTCCGTAGTTGTCCAATACGGCGAAACCGTCGTAATGGCTAACGTTGTTCAAGCGAAAGCGGAACGCGAGGGGGTAGATTTCTTCCCTCTCATGGTTGATTTTGAAGAAAAGCTTTACGCCGCTGGGATCATTAAAGGTTCACAGTGGGTTAAACGCGAGGGTCGGCCGACCGACCAATCAGTTTTGACTGGCCGCATGATTGACCGCGCCATTCGCCCTTTATTTAACCAAGAAGATCGTCGTGATGTTCAAGTAATTGTTTCCGTTTTAGCGGTAGACAATGAAAATGACTACGATATTGTTTCTTTGCTGGCGGCTTCGGCAGCACTATCAATCTCAGGAGTGGACTGGGCCGGTCCTATCAGCGGAGTTCGTGTTGGCCGAATTGGCGGCGAACTAGTCTTCAATCCTACTTACAAACAACAAGTCTTAAGCGACCTGGATATTATTGTTTCCGGAACTGCCGGGCGACTGTTAATGTTAGAGGCCGCCGCAACCGATATTGCTGATGAAGTCGTTTCCGAGGCAATTGTCGCCGGCTTAGATAAGATGCAAGGGGCGCTTGATTTAATCAGTAAAATGAAGGCGGAATTAAAGCCGGAATTAAAGGCAAAAAAAGAAATCCTAAAAACTACCGAAGAGTTAGAAGCCGAAGAAGCAAAAAAGACTTTATTGGATAATTCGGCAACTTGGTTAAAAACAATTATTCCGGGAATTTTATTTGACGGTTCTTATTATACTAAAAAAGAACGCAAAGCGGCCGTCGCGGAAATAAAAAACCAATTAGATCAACATTTATTTGACCAAAAAGTAAGTCGCTCCGAACGCCAATGGGTAATTGGTAAATTAGTAGAAAAAATGGTTGATGTCGAAGTTACCCGGGCGATTTTAGAGGATGACCGCCGAGTTGACGGTCGAAAATTAACCGAGATTCGCACCCTATTAGCGGATGTCGCTATTTTACCACGTGTTCACGGCTCTTCCTTATTCTCGCGCGGCGAAACTCAAGTGATGTCTATTGTTACTTTAGGGGCACCAGGATTAGAGCAATCCTTAGAAGGGATTGAAGGCACCAGTAAAAAACGCTACATGCACCATTACAACTTCCCGCCTTATTCGGTTGGTGAAGTTTCTCCTTTACGCGGTACCGGCCGTCGCGAAATTGGCCATGGTGCTCTAGCGGAAAAGGCAATTATGCCTTTACTGCCAGAGAAGGAAGATTTTCCCTATACAATTCGCGTCGTTTCCGAGACCCTAGGATCCAATGGTTCTTCCTCAATGGCTTCTACCTGCGCTTCCACTTTAGCTTTAATGGATGCTGGGGTACCGCTTAAAAAACCGGTCGCCGGAATTGCTATGGGCTTAGCCTCAAACCCTGATATGAGCCAATGGAAAATTATTACCGATATTCAAGATTTAGAAGACGGCGAGGGGGGCATGGACTTTAAAATTACCGGCACCGACAATGGTTTAACCGCCATTCAGCTAGACACTAAGAGCATTGGTTTAAGTCCGGAAATGATTAAAAAGACCATCATCCAAGGCCGCGAAGCTTTAAATCAAATTTTAACGGTTTTAAAGGGCGCAATTGCTGCTCCCCGACCAGACCTGTCTCCTTACGCACCCCGAATTACCAGCTTCATGATTGACCCAGAAAAGATTGGTGCCATTATTGGGCCGGGCGGAAAAACTATTAATGGAATTATTGATGAAACTGGTGATACCGTCAGCATTGACATTGAGGACAACGGTTTAGTAATGGTGTGCGGCAATGATGCCGCGATGGTTGCCTTAGCCCTTTCCCGTTTACAAGACATTGTAAAAGAGTTTAAGGTTGGTGACCAGGTAAAAGGCAAGGTCGTTCGTCTATTAGACTTCGGCGCTTTTGTTGCCCTGACCCCTAACCAAGACGGCATGGTTCATGTAAGTGAATTAGCCCCTTACCGAGTAGAAAAGCCCAGTGACTTTTTAAGCATTGGTGATGAGGTTATGGTCCGGGTCCGAGAAATTGACGACCAAGGCCGAATCAACTTAACCATGAAAGGTTTAGCCGAAAACGAAGCTCTTTGGAAAGACGAAAAAGGAAAATCCCAAGGAGGTGGTAATTTTGAACGAAAACTGAACCACTTTAATAAGCGTCCCGACGGTTCTCGTGGCGGACGCCCGGGGTCATTTAGACCACGATCTTAA
- the rpsO gene encoding 30S ribosomal protein S15 (Derived by automated computational analysis using gene prediction method: Protein Homology. GO_component: GO:0000314 - organellar small ribosomal subunit [Evidence IEA]; GO_component: GO:0022627 - cytosolic small ribosomal subunit [Evidence IEA]; GO_function: GO:0003735 - structural constituent of ribosome [Evidence IEA]; GO_process: GO:0006412 - translation [Evidence IEA]) has product MLDKKTKEKIIKKYRVHENDTGSTQVQIAILTEEIKQLTEHLKQHKQDNSSRRGLLKKVSERRKFLKYLQKEDVEQFKELALKLKLKIADKLIAEEEEEKLKQNRYATAKTDDEEEAEEEPKDLSDLEDEE; this is encoded by the coding sequence ATGTTAGATAAAAAGACTAAAGAAAAAATTATCAAAAAGTACCGTGTTCATGAAAACGATACCGGCTCCACTCAAGTGCAAATTGCTATCCTGACTGAGGAAATCAAGCAATTAACCGAGCACTTAAAACAGCATAAACAAGACAACTCTTCCCGTCGCGGCTTATTAAAAAAAGTTAGCGAGCGTCGAAAATTCTTGAAATATTTGCAAAAAGAAGATGTGGAACAGTTTAAAGAATTAGCCTTAAAATTAAAGTTAAAGATTGCCGACAAGCTAATTGCTGAAGAGGAGGAAGAAAAGTTAAAACAAAATCGCTACGCTACTGCCAAAACCGATGACGAAGAAGAGGCGGAAGAAGAACCGAAGGATTTAAGCGATCTTGAAGACGAAGAATAA
- a CDS encoding NYN domain-containing protein (Derived by automated computational analysis using gene prediction method: Protein Homology.), which translates to MIKHSEQRIGILVDVSNMYHSAKNLYNRRVNFKNILTEAVAGRKLIRATAYVIKSDNEDEMNFFEALSQQGFEVKMKDLQTFAGGAKKGDWDVGIALDAIRLADKLDVIVLVSGDGDYLPLVSYLQNNKGCLVEIMAFRKTCSTRLIEESDDFMDLSSSPKFLLGRGQLKTK; encoded by the coding sequence ATGATTAAGCACTCCGAACAAAGAATTGGCATCCTGGTCGATGTTTCTAACATGTACCACTCCGCCAAAAATCTCTACAATCGCCGCGTCAACTTCAAAAATATTCTCACCGAAGCAGTGGCCGGCCGGAAGCTTATCCGGGCCACTGCTTATGTTATAAAAAGCGATAACGAAGATGAGATGAATTTTTTTGAGGCTTTAAGCCAGCAAGGTTTTGAGGTAAAAATGAAAGATTTGCAGACTTTTGCCGGCGGCGCTAAAAAAGGCGATTGGGATGTTGGCATCGCTTTAGATGCGATTCGCTTGGCCGATAAGTTGGATGTCATTGTTTTAGTTTCTGGTGATGGCGATTATCTACCTCTAGTTTCCTACTTACAGAATAATAAAGGTTGCCTGGTAGAAATAATGGCTTTTAGAAAAACCTGCTCTACCCGCCTAATTGAAGAATCGGACGATTTTATGGACCTCTCTTCAAGTCCTAAGTTTTTATTAGGACGCGGTCAATTAAAAACTAAATAA
- the rpsP gene encoding 30S ribosomal protein S16 (Derived by automated computational analysis using gene prediction method: Protein Homology. GO_component: GO:0000314 - organellar small ribosomal subunit [Evidence IEA]; GO_component: GO:0022627 - cytosolic small ribosomal subunit [Evidence IEA]; GO_function: GO:0003735 - structural constituent of ribosome [Evidence IEA]; GO_process: GO:0006412 - translation [Evidence IEA]) yields the protein MLTIKLSKLGKKNHKLFRMIITEKGRDPYGRALEVLGSYDQYQKKLAVKNDRVTYWLSKGAQMTNTVNNLLVTHGVIDREKIVPNKKTKSSEKRAAQKKAKADKQKEAAPAPETPKEEAPVAEEAPVAEEAPKEETTA from the coding sequence ATGTTAACCATCAAATTATCCAAATTAGGAAAGAAAAACCACAAACTGTTCCGGATGATTATTACCGAAAAGGGTCGCGATCCTTATGGCCGCGCCTTAGAGGTTCTAGGATCTTACGATCAGTATCAAAAAAAGTTAGCAGTAAAAAATGATCGCGTCACTTACTGGCTCTCAAAAGGAGCGCAGATGACAAACACGGTCAACAATTTACTAGTTACTCACGGCGTTATTGATCGGGAGAAGATTGTTCCGAACAAAAAAACCAAGTCTAGTGAAAAACGGGCCGCGCAGAAGAAGGCAAAAGCCGACAAGCAGAAAGAAGCAGCTCCAGCCCCAGAGACTCCTAAAGAGGAGGCTCCTGTTGCTGAAGAGGCTCCTGTTGCTGAAGAGGCTCCAAAAGAGGAAACGACCGCTTAA
- a CDS encoding KH domain-containing protein (Derived by automated computational analysis using gene prediction method: Protein Homology.) has product MEAQDKQFLEMIVKNIVSNPDDVQVDRTVDEMGVLLTLKINPADMGYVIGRKGQTAQAIRTLLKIVGAKNNSRVNLKIYDPEGGKRYEQHPVAEKTEDAPSEGSDLESAIDDLRI; this is encoded by the coding sequence ATGGAAGCTCAAGACAAGCAATTCTTAGAAATGATCGTAAAGAACATCGTCAGCAACCCAGATGATGTCCAAGTAGATCGCACGGTAGACGAAATGGGGGTGCTTTTGACCCTAAAAATCAATCCGGCTGACATGGGTTATGTCATCGGACGCAAGGGGCAAACCGCGCAAGCAATTCGCACCTTATTAAAAATCGTTGGTGCTAAGAACAACTCCCGCGTAAATTTAAAAATTTATGACCCGGAAGGTGGCAAGAGATACGAACAGCACCCCGTAGCGGAAAAGACTGAAGACGCTCCTAGCGAAGGAAGCGATTTAGAATCAGCCATTGATGATTTACGCATCTAA
- the holA gene encoding DNA polymerase III subunit delta (Derived by automated computational analysis using gene prediction method: Protein Homology. GO_component: GO:0009360 - DNA polymerase III complex [Evidence IEA]; GO_function: GO:0003887 - DNA-directed DNA polymerase activity [Evidence IEA]; GO_process: GO:0006260 - DNA replication [Evidence IEA]), whose amino-acid sequence MIIFLYGPDSFRRYQKLQELREHFIKTVDSSAQSLITIDGATTNLKELSEKISTGSLFVRRRLIIIRDLMSNKNQTTLFGSLLKLLPAWEKGAPEEQNIIVFNEGALSGGKPSSEKKALLAWLKKQPLTQEFKPLTSPKILALAQSLVKGWERKIDPAAAQELLARTGSDLWRLHAEAHKLAFSLPAQGKIDLKLVKETVTDTYEQNIFALTDAVAARQSKKALSLLEEQFKAGLSEEYILSMLIRQFKIMQQLKSATLENLSPTAIGQKTGLHPFVIKKSSSQARLFSDQDLKKSLDYLITLDFNNKTGMGDLKSSLHLFVGGFKD is encoded by the coding sequence ATGATTATTTTTTTATACGGCCCCGATTCTTTTCGGCGTTACCAAAAATTACAGGAATTGCGGGAACATTTTATCAAGACGGTTGATAGTAGTGCCCAAAGCCTAATCACTATTGATGGCGCCACAACCAACCTAAAAGAGCTCAGTGAAAAAATCAGCACCGGCTCCTTGTTTGTGCGCCGCCGTTTGATTATTATTCGCGATTTGATGAGCAATAAAAATCAAACCACTCTTTTTGGCAGCCTGCTTAAGCTTTTGCCGGCCTGGGAGAAAGGCGCACCAGAAGAGCAAAATATTATTGTTTTTAATGAGGGTGCTTTAAGCGGCGGTAAGCCGAGCTCAGAAAAAAAGGCACTTTTAGCTTGGTTAAAAAAGCAACCATTAACCCAAGAATTCAAGCCCCTAACCTCGCCAAAAATTTTGGCTCTAGCCCAAAGCTTAGTTAAGGGCTGGGAAAGAAAAATTGACCCGGCCGCGGCCCAAGAACTGCTCGCGCGCACCGGATCGGATTTGTGGCGTCTGCACGCCGAAGCGCATAAGCTAGCCTTCTCCTTACCTGCTCAAGGAAAAATTGACTTAAAATTAGTTAAAGAAACCGTTACCGATACTTACGAACAAAATATTTTTGCTTTGACGGACGCGGTCGCAGCCCGGCAGAGTAAAAAAGCTTTAAGCTTATTAGAAGAGCAATTTAAAGCCGGCTTAAGTGAGGAATATATTTTAAGTATGCTCATTCGGCAATTTAAAATTATGCAGCAGTTAAAAAGTGCGACCTTAGAGAATTTAAGCCCGACCGCAATTGGACAAAAAACCGGCCTACACCCCTTTGTCATCAAAAAAAGCTCTAGCCAGGCGCGACTTTTTTCCGACCAAGATCTGAAGAAATCCCTAGACTATTTAATCACCCTGGATTTTAATAATAAAACGGGAATGGGGGATCTAAAAAGCTCTTTACATTTATTTGTTGGCGGCTTTAAGGACTAA
- the trmD gene encoding tRNA (guanosine(37)-N1)-methyltransferase TrmD (Derived by automated computational analysis using gene prediction method: Protein Homology. GO_function: GO:0052906 - tRNA (guanine(37)-N(1))-methyltransferase activity [Evidence IEA]; GO_process: GO:0008033 - tRNA processing [Evidence IEA]) — protein MNFKAISIYPEIFNSYLQAGILKRAQDQNLISFEAYDLRAWSTDNYHSVDDTPYGGGAGMIMRADIWQAALSDIKKKSTAQKRKVVLLSASGETWTQAKAQEYSELEEVVFVCGRFEGIDERVRNFVDEEISVGDYILTGGELPALIIMDSISRLLPNVLGNSASLADESHSEIGVLEYPQYTKPPILEVEGKKYLVPEILLSGDHAKIAAWKKAQRKKK, from the coding sequence ATGAATTTTAAAGCGATCTCCATTTATCCAGAAATTTTTAATTCCTACTTACAAGCAGGGATTTTAAAACGTGCTCAAGATCAGAATCTAATTAGTTTTGAGGCTTATGATTTAAGGGCTTGGAGCACTGATAATTATCATAGCGTTGACGACACTCCCTATGGGGGCGGAGCGGGCATGATTATGAGGGCTGATATCTGGCAAGCGGCTCTAAGTGATATCAAAAAGAAAAGCACTGCCCAAAAAAGAAAAGTTGTCCTGCTCTCCGCTAGCGGTGAAACCTGGACTCAGGCCAAAGCACAAGAATACAGTGAGCTAGAAGAGGTTGTTTTTGTTTGCGGCCGCTTTGAAGGCATTGACGAGCGGGTACGCAATTTTGTTGATGAAGAAATTTCCGTTGGTGATTATATTTTAACCGGCGGTGAATTACCAGCCTTAATCATCATGGATTCAATCTCTCGCCTCCTTCCTAACGTTTTAGGAAATAGCGCTAGTTTAGCTGACGAATCACATTCGGAAATAGGTGTCTTAGAATATCCTCAGTACACTAAACCGCCAATTTTAGAAGTTGAAGGAAAAAAATATCTGGTTCCCGAGATTCTGCTTTCCGGCGATCACGCTAAAATCGCGGCTTGGAAAAAAGCGCAGCGGAAGAAAAAATAA